One window of the Pyrus communis chromosome 17, drPyrComm1.1, whole genome shotgun sequence genome contains the following:
- the LOC137722803 gene encoding GDSL esterase/lipase LTL1-like yields MASSLAIFCVVMALGMLSCGAEARAFFVFGDSLVDNGNNNYLATSARADSPPYGIDYPTRRPTGRFSNGLTIPDYISQNLGAEPTLPYLSPQLTGQKLLVGANFASAGIGILNDTGVQFANIIRMPLQLLNFQQYQQRLSAQIGPQRTKQLVNQALVLLTVGGNDFVNNYYLVPFSARSRQFSLPDYVKYLISELRKILLKMYDLGVRRVLVTGTGPMGCVPAELAMRSRNGECAAELQRASALYNPQLIQMLRSVNSQLGSDVFVAANIQETRNDFIRNPQAFGFTTSKIACCGQGPYNGLGLCTRASNLCPNRDLYAFWDAFHPSEKGNRLIVENILTGDEKYMYPMNLSTILALDSRT; encoded by the exons ATGGCTAGCTCATTGGCCATTTTTTGTGTGGTCATGGCGTTGGGAATGTTGAGTTGTGGGGCTGAGGCTCGTGCCTTTtttgtgtttggagactcactGGTCGACAATGGTAACAACAACTACTTAGCCACCAGTGCTCGTGCCGACTCTCCTCCTTACGGCATTGACTATCCCACCCGTCGACCCACCGGCCGTTTCTCCAATGGCCTCACCATTCCTGACTATATCA gtcAGAATCTTGGTGCAGAACCTACATTGCCATACTTGAGTCCACAGCTCACAGGGCAAAAGCTACTAGTTGGTGCAAACTTTGCCTCCGCTGGCATTGGAATTCTCAATGACACTGGGGTTCAGTTT GCAAATATAATCAGAATGCCATTGCAATTGCTAAACTTCCAACAATACCAGCAAAGGTTGTCTGCCCAAATCGGACCTCAACGGACCAAACAGCTCGTAAATCAAGCACTCGTCCTCCTCACCGTCGGCGGCAACGATTTTGTCAACAACTACTACCTAGTGCCTTTCTCCGCAAGATCTCGCCAGTTTTCTCTGCCAGACTATGTCAAATACCTCATTTCCGAGCTCCGAAAAATTCTCTTG AAAATGTATGATCTTGGAGTACGAAGGGTTTTGGTGACGGGGACAGGACCGATGGGCTGCGTGCCTGCTGAATTGGCCATGAGAAGCAGGAATGGAGAATGCGCAGCAGAGCTGCAACGAGCGTCGGCTCTGTACAACCCGCAACTCATTCAGATGCTGAGATCAGTCAACAGCCAACTCGGTTCTGATGTCTTCGTTGCTGCCAACATACAGGAGACCCGCAATGACTTCATCAGGAACCCTCAAGCATTTG GATTTACTACATCAAAGATTGCATGCTGTGGGCAAGGACCTTACAATGGCTTGGGGCTGTGCACAAGAGCTTCCAATTTGTGCCCGAACCGCGACCTATACGCTTTCTGGGATGCATTTCATCCGTCCGAAAAGGGAAACAGACTGATCGTTGAGAATATTTTGACAGGGGATGAAAAGTACATGTACCCCATGAATCTTAGCACCATCTTGGCTTTGGATTCCAGGACCTAA